One Drechmeria coniospora strain ARSEF 6962 chromosome 01, whole genome shotgun sequence genomic region harbors:
- a CDS encoding amidohydrolase family protein translates to MNPNLDRSVLEVNLAIKGPARLQPQTMADDQLILPIIDSHIHLYPESETDSLAWYDAEHPLAGQHSLDEYRAAAKSAPSLLGFVAIEADRKHDLDAGARDGSGWKLPLDEVRWLKRVALGRPKEGEGHAADDAKLCLAIIPWAPLPSGPAVMARYLDAVKEAAGDSWPKIKGFRYLLQDKPHGTMLTRDFVDSLKLLGKKGFVFDVGIDHHSRGKKQLDEVVEMVGRAHEGVPEDEKVTFILNHLCKPDLTIYNVTSDPSFHAWRTAMYTLSKASHTYMKLSGAFAEMPDSLRTQPAAHIFQATLAWLGIILATFGPSRIMFGSDWPVCGAHALGDGEEAWPKWKEVVDKMCWMATLGDEERAMIFGGTAKKAYRL, encoded by the exons ATGAACCCCAACCTCGACCGCTCAGTTCTCGAGGTCAATCT AGCGATTAAAGGGCCGGCGCGCCTCCAGCCGCAGACCATGGCAGACGACCAGCTTATCCTTCCCATCATCGACTCCCACATCCATCTCTACCCCGAGTCCGAAACCGACTCGCTCGCCTGGTACGACGCCGAGCATCCTCTCGCCGGTCAGCACTCCCTCGACGAGtaccgcgccgccgccaagtcgGCCCCTTCACTCCTCGGTTTTgtcgccatcgaggccgaccGCAAGCACGacctcgatgccggcgcccgCGACGGTTCCGGCTGGAAACTGCCCCTAGACGAAGTCCGCTGGCTGAAGCGAGtggccctcggccggcccaaggaaggcgagggccacgcggccgacgatgcgaaGCTGTGCCTCGCCATCATCCCCTGGGCACCGCTGCCCAGCGGCCCCGCCGTCATGGCTCGctacctcgacgccgtcaaggaggccgccggcgactcCTGGCCCAAGATCAAGGGCTTCCGCTATCTTCTCCAGGACAAGCCGCACGGGACGATGCTGACCCGGGACTTCGTCGATAGCCTGAAGCTCCTCGGCAAGAAAGGCTTCGtcttcgacgtcggcatcgaccacCACAGCCGGGGGAAGAAGCAGCTagacgaggtcgtcgagatgGTCGGCCGCGCTCACGAGGGCGTCCCCGAGGACGAAAAGGTCACCTTCATCCTGA ACCACCTCTGCAAGCCCGATCTCACCATCTACAACGTCACATCCGATCCCTCTTTCCACGCCTGGCGCACCGCCATGTACACCCTCAGCAAGGCTTCCCACACCTACATGAAGCTCTCCGGCGCCTTTGCCGAGATGCCCGATTCTCTACGTACCCAACCGGCCGCTCACATCTTCCAGGCGACGCTCGCCTGGCTCGGCATCATCCTCGCCACCTTTGGCCCCTCGCGCATCATGTTCGGCAGCGACTGGCCCGTCTGCGGCGCTCACGCCCTCGGGGATGGAGAGGAAGCCTGGCCCAAGTGGAAAGAGGTCGTCGACAAGATGTGCTGGATGGCAACGCTGGGTGATGAGGAAAGGGCCATGATCTTCGGGGGAACTGCCAAGAAAGCGTACCGCTTGTGA